GCCCGTTACCTGTCGCTGATCGGCGGTGTCTGCCTGAGCTTCTACGACTGGTACTGCGACCTGCCGCCGGCGTCGCCGCAGACCTGGGGCGAGCAAACCGACGTGCCGGAATCCGCGGACTGGTACAACAGCGGCTATATCATCGCCTGGGGTTCCAACGTGCCGCAGACTCGGACACCTGATGCCCACTTCTTCACCGAAGTGCGTTACAAGGGCACCAAGACCGTGGCTATCACCCCGGACTACGCGGAGGTGGCCAAGCTCTCCGATGAGTGGCTGAGCGCCAGGCAGGGCACCGACGCCGCCCTCGCCTTGGCCATGGGCCACGTGATCCTCAAGGAGTTTCACCTGGTTTCCCCCAGCACCTACTTCACCGACTACGTGCGCCGTTATACCGACCTGCCCTGTCTGGTGGAACTGGAACGCCGCGACGATGGCCGCTATGTGCCCGGCCGGCAGCTGCGAGCCGGCGACTTCGCCGACAACCTGGGCCAGGACAATAATCCGGACTGGAAAACCCTGGTCTGGGATGAGAGCGGAGAGCGGCTGGCGGTACCGCGCGGTTCCATCGGCTTCCGCTGGGGCGAACAGGGCAAATGGAATCTGGAGCCTGTTGACGCCGATGGCCAGGAAATCCGGCCCCGACTCAGCCTGGCCGGCGATCACGACCGGGTGGAGAAGGTCGCCTTCCCCTATTTCGGCGGCATCCCCCACGAACACTTTCCTCATGTGGAGAATGGCGGCGACGACACCCTCACCCACAGCCTGCCGGTGAAAGTGCTCACCGGCGCTGATGGCGGCGAGATTCTGGCGGTGACCGTGTTCGATCTGCTGTGCGCCAACTACGGCATCGACCGAGGCCTGGGCGAGGACCAGGGCGCCACCGACTACCAGCAAATCAAACCCTATACCCCCGCCTGGCAGGAAAAGATCACCGGGGTGCCGGCGGACCAGTGCATCCGCATCGCCCAGGAGTTCGCCAGTAACGCCGACAGGACCCGGGGTCGTTCGATGATCATCGTCGGTGCCGGCATGAACCACTGGTACCACATGGACATGAACTACCGGGGTCTGATCAACCTGCTGGTGATGTGCGGCTGCGTGGGACAAAGCGGCGGCGGCTGGGCTCATTACGTGGGTCAGGAAAAGCTGCGACCGCAAACCGGCTGGCTGCCTCTGGCCTTCGGTCTGGACTGGTCCCGGCCGCCGCGCCACATGAACGGCACCTCTTTTTTCTACGCCCACTCTTCCCAATGGCGTTACGAAAAACTGGACGTGAAGAGCCTGCTCTCTCCCCTGGCCAAAGTGGAGGATTACGGCGGCAGCCTGATTGATTTCAATGTGCGCGCCGAACGCATGGGCTGGCTGCCTTCCGCGCCGCAATTGAACACCAATCCGCTGCGCCTGGCCCAAGCCGCGAAGCAAGCCGGACAAAGCACCGCGGACTACGCGGTATCGCAATTGAAATCCGGCGCGCTGAAGTTCGCCGCCGAGGATCCCGATGATCCGCAAAACTTCCCTCGCAATCTGTTCGTGTGGCGCTCAAATCTTCTCGGCAGCTCCGGCAAAGGTCATGAATACATGCTCAAGTACCTGCTCGGTACCCGCCATGGCATTCAGGGCAAGGACCTTGGCGACGGCGGTGAACGCCCCCGGGAAGTGACCTGGCACGACGACGCACCGGAGGGCAAACTCGATCTGTTGGTGACGCTGGATTTCCGCATGTCCACCACCTGCCTGTACTCCGACGTGGTGCTGCCCACCGCCACCTGGTATGAGAAAGACGATCTCAATACCTCGGACATGCACCCGTTCATCCACCCGCTCACCGCCGCCACCGATCCGGCCTGGGAGTCACGCAGCGACTGGGATATCTATAAAGGCATCGCCAAAGCCTTTTCCCAAGTGTGCGAGGGCCATCTGGGCGAGGAAACCGATCTGGTCACCCTGCCGCTGCAGCACGACTCTCCGGCGGAGCTGGCGCAGCCGCAGGTGAAGGATTGGAAAAAAGACGAATGCGAGCCGGTGCCGGGGGAAACCATGCCCGCGCTGATCGAGGTGCAACGCGATTACCCGGCCACCTACGAACGCTTCACCGCCCTGGGCCCGGCACTGGAGAAACTCGGCAATGGCGGTAAGGGCATCAGTTGGAACACGGATAAGGAAGTGGCTTTTCTCGGCCAGCTTAACCGTCGCAAGACCGCGGGGCCGGCCAAGGATCGGCCGTGCATCGAAACCGCCATTGACGCCGCCGAGGTAGTCCT
This sequence is a window from Alloalcanivorax dieselolei B5. Protein-coding genes within it:
- a CDS encoding nitrate reductase subunit alpha — encoded protein: MSHFLDRLRYLGKKPTEFSDHHGETRDENRDWEDGYRARWQHDRIVRSTHGVNCTGSCSWKIYVKNGLVTWETQQTDYPRTRPDLPNHEPRGCPRGASYSWYLYSANRLKYPLVRQSLWRLWQDALDQHTDPVDAWASLVEDPGKTAQYKKNRGMGGFVRAGWDDLNTLIAAANVYTAKQYGPDRIIGFSPIPAMSMVSYAAGARYLSLIGGVCLSFYDWYCDLPPASPQTWGEQTDVPESADWYNSGYIIAWGSNVPQTRTPDAHFFTEVRYKGTKTVAITPDYAEVAKLSDEWLSARQGTDAALALAMGHVILKEFHLVSPSTYFTDYVRRYTDLPCLVELERRDDGRYVPGRQLRAGDFADNLGQDNNPDWKTLVWDESGERLAVPRGSIGFRWGEQGKWNLEPVDADGQEIRPRLSLAGDHDRVEKVAFPYFGGIPHEHFPHVENGGDDTLTHSLPVKVLTGADGGEILAVTVFDLLCANYGIDRGLGEDQGATDYQQIKPYTPAWQEKITGVPADQCIRIAQEFASNADRTRGRSMIIVGAGMNHWYHMDMNYRGLINLLVMCGCVGQSGGGWAHYVGQEKLRPQTGWLPLAFGLDWSRPPRHMNGTSFFYAHSSQWRYEKLDVKSLLSPLAKVEDYGGSLIDFNVRAERMGWLPSAPQLNTNPLRLAQAAKQAGQSTADYAVSQLKSGALKFAAEDPDDPQNFPRNLFVWRSNLLGSSGKGHEYMLKYLLGTRHGIQGKDLGDGGERPREVTWHDDAPEGKLDLLVTLDFRMSTTCLYSDVVLPTATWYEKDDLNTSDMHPFIHPLTAATDPAWESRSDWDIYKGIAKAFSQVCEGHLGEETDLVTLPLQHDSPAELAQPQVKDWKKDECEPVPGETMPALIEVQRDYPATYERFTALGPALEKLGNGGKGISWNTDKEVAFLGQLNRRKTAGPAKDRPCIETAIDAAEVVLSLAPETNGQVAVKAWEALSRFTGRDHSHLAHPKEEEKIRFRDIVAQPRKIISSPTWSGLEDEHVSYNAGYTNVHELIPWRTVSGRQQLYQDHPWMRAFGESLLVYRPPIDTRAASSVTPPADNGYPSKALNFLTPHQKWGIHSTYSDNLLMLTLNRGGPVVWLSESDAADLGVADNDWIELYNANGAIAARAVVSQRVKQGMVMMYHAQERNVHVPGSEITGTRGGIHNSVTRVCPKPTHMIGGYAQLAYGFNYYGTVGSNRDEFVMVRRMKHIDWLDGEGQDFVQEAAK